Genomic segment of Salvelinus alpinus chromosome 23, SLU_Salpinus.1, whole genome shotgun sequence:
TATATTGGCTGTATTGCATTAATTGAAACCAAAACTGATCTCAGGGCAAGTCTGTTTGTTTTGACTAGCAGATGCTacttttcatagcaggttaggagaattagcaAGGCATGTTAGGAGCATGTTTTGTGGCGGGTTAGGGTTGGCTAAAATGCTAAAATTGTCCCAGATGCGACTCGAACATATCTAACTACAACCAGGCctgccctgagaacagtcttggtttccaCTAATGCGATGCTGCTTTCTATTGGGTAAAACAATATACAGTCTGAAGGCAGTCTGTGTTTTGTAGTGCTGTGGGTTAACATTTTATTGGATTGAGAGACAAAACGCAAGTCTTAATAGGTTAAATCTGTTGTCACCAGTATGTTAAGTTTCATAATTCCTCTATAACCACATATGCTACCCTTGAAAACCACCGCAAAACAATTGCGACATGGACACCACCAGATCCCATTACAGGCTATTCGAACAAGATTGTCCACATGTTGTGTGAATTGTCTGGGCTGTTTAACAATGATCGTTCACATGTGTGTTGAAATGCTGAACTGATGTTGATctgtgcttctttctctctactgcCAGGCTCTCTGGCCACTCAGTGTGACAACACAGGACGCTGCAGCtgtaaaccaggtgtgatggGGGACAAGTGTGACCGCTGCCAACCTGGCTTCCACACCTTGACCGAAGCAGGTTGCAGGTATATACCACCAAGCCAATAACTCTTGTTATTTGTGATATTTATATTTGCATTGCTCCAAATCAAACAATCTTAATGTTTTATGATGATTtgttcttatttatttattgttcgCTCTTCACGTGTTTATTTGGGAGTGAGATGGAGGTGGTCAGTCTTagggtgtatcccaaatggcatccttctccctatatagtgcactatatagggaataggatgccatttgggatgtagttgTGTGCCAGGCCAGCAATGGTCCTTTTAGATAAACAGGCTCGCAGCAGGCTTGCTTTAGAATAGATAGTGGTTATCAGACCCATGCTGTTTATGTGAATGGCTGTTCttctcccttcccttcccctcccccacccctcttctCTCCAGACCCTGCTCCTGTAACCCTTCTGGAAGCACACAGGAGTGTGATGTCCAGACAGGCCGTTGCCAGTGCAAGGACAACGTGGAGGGCTTCAACTGTGACAGGTCAGTGTCAGACCCACTCGCTCTCTCCGCCACAGGGATtaattacacagacacacagtaacacacacagtaacacacacacacacacagaggcacagtacacacacaaacatgattTCCTTATACCGAAAATACACTCTAACAAGGTGGCTTTTCAGACAAAGATTGTCTTTGTCTGGGAATTGTTGAATTTTGATGGGTTTAGAATGAAACAGGGTTACGAAAGACTGTCACTTTGGCAGTGAAATATGAGTTGGCTCCATTCAGCTAGTGCAACACAGTTATTGTTCATTGGGAAGGGAAACTGTTAAAGATTCATGGCAGCATTTCAGCTCCTCTTCTGTTATGACATTTTGAGGTTAAACCACAGAAGTTTAAAGGCAGCCcctgacacacagaaacacagatacacacaggagagTACCTCTCTCAATGAAAGAATGCTCCGTATGTGTGTAAAATGGAATTAGACAGGCAGCATGACTCCCCTAGCAGCGAAGGAGACAAAATAACCCATAGATAGCTCACTCCTCCCCACTGAGACCGACTGGCAGCCAGGCCTTCTATGGCTTCTCCCAAGTCCGGCCACCCTTCCAGTCACCACTGCCTTGTCTACTGCCTGCCTGATACACTCTTCTCTCTGCCTGGCAATGGCCACCACCTAACCCCAGCTCCACAGACACTGGTGGGTGTAACATTCCTCCCAGCCCCCCAGCTGGGCCACAGATGGTATGAATAATACCCCCAGTATggattcgtcccaaatggcaccctattggtcaaaagtagtgcactatatagaataTAGCCTACGCCTCAAACTGAATGTCAATACTTTCACATTTCCAAGCCTAAAGCCATATTTTAACTCAGTTTCATACAGTTAACTTTGTTTTCATATaattaaatataaatataaacccactgttcctaggccgtcattgtaataagaatttgttcttaactgacttgcctagttaaataaaggttaaataaaataatatgagaaatatatatatgttgACTTTATGTCATATTTGCAGATAGACATACCCATGCTAATATAATTTTTTATGTAAGTTGATGTTAAATGGCTAATGTGGTTTATTTCAGGTGTAAGCTTGGCTACTTCAACATGGACCCCCAGAACCCGCAGGGTTGCACTCCGTGCTTCTGCTTCCAGCACTCCTCTGTGTGTGACAGTGCTGAAGGTTACAGCATCGACACTGTTTCCTCCACCTTCAACAAAGGTGAGCCCATTCACACCTTTTCACCTTTTCATTATGGGCTCAGACCAGGCTTACTTTCTAATAAAAAAAGCTGAAGTAAGTTTATAGAAATATTCAGGAAGTATGCATATATCACTGTTTAGATTAGGATCATTCAGAGGTAGTTGTGTAAAGATATGCCTTGATAGAATTGAATGTAACAAACATGAAACCTGTTCCTAGATGATGAGCAGTGGACAGCCCAGCAGCGTGACGGCTCCAGTGTTTCAGTCCAGTGGTCTGCTGGTGGAGAGGAGATCTCCCTCATCTCTGAGGACTACTTCCCCATGTACTTTGTGGCTCCAGGTACTGTGTGACTGACACTAACTCAAATACTTTTTTTGAGAAAGAGGGACTTTTATTTTTAAACTGTTGTGGCGAAGAAGACTTCATTGGAGTGAGCCTAACAAGTATTTTCTTATCTCGTTACTGTAGAGAGGTTCCTGGGCAATCAGCTGCTGAGTTACGGCCAGAACCTCACCCTGAACTTCCGGGTAGACAGGAGAGACACACGCCTTTCGGCTGAAGATGTGGTTCTGGAGGGGGCTGGCCTCAGAGTGGCTGTGCCTCTCATTGCTCAGGGAAATGCCTATCCTGGGGAGAACATGCAGAAGTTTGTGTTCAGGTTGGTGGAAATCATGCAGCCTTAACCTACAGatgtgtatactgtagaataccagCACAACAAAAGTAAATCGTTTGTAATATGAAAGTTGACTTTTTACCATCTATTCTGTGGTAATAACATACTTTTGAAATTGTCACATAGAAAGCAAATGTATACATTTGTCTGTTATCTGATGTTGTGAATGCCCCTCTTTTTTCTGTTAGGCTCCACGACAGCACAGACTACCCCTGGAGGCCCACCCTCCCTCAGTCTGAATTCCAGAAGCTCCTGCACAATCTGACGTCCATCAAGATCCGTGGCACCTACAGCGAGAGAAGTATGCATCCACTCGTCCGCCCCGCCTCACCTCACAATGTAAACCATACACCCTGGTttagggcctgtattcataaaggatctcagagtaggagtactgatctatGATCATGTTTCCCCTGTACATAAAGGGCAGAAAACGGATCCTAGGTCAGCACTCCTACTTAGAGACGCTTCATGAATATGGGCCCAAGCCTACAGTAGTATCTGTAGGATTGGACCATGACAAGCTTGGGAGTAAGTTAGGTCAAGCGAACTGATACGCTTGGATTTCATATGCTTTTAACAGTTCTGAGGACATCTCTCAGCTAATCACAGAGAGGATGTTGAAACTCCAACCTAGTCATAATATTAGTGCTCAGGTTAAGGCTGAATCTTTCTCATTTCCCCTAAAGCCACCACGTGGTGATGATTTGCCCTGTTATTGAGGTCATCAGATCCTCTCTGAACAAATATCCAGATAACTCTAAGGGCAAAAACATAGTAATAGTCACTTACCTCAATACTTTAGACATTACCAATGAGGCCTAATCAATGCAATGAAAATGGAAAGCTGGGAGACAAGAATGTTGGTGGTCTGTGTCTTTGATTCCTTGTCAACATTTCGGCCTAGTGGCCTTTCTCAAGACAAGATGCAGACATCTAATCAATTCTCATCGTTCCCCAGGTGCTGGCTACCTTGACGATGTAATGCTGATCACGGCGAGGAGTGGTCCAGGGACCCCGGCCCGCTGGGTAGAGAAGTGTACCTGCCCTCAGGGCTACATGGGACAGCATTGTGAGATGTGCGCCCTGGGATACAGGAGGAGCAGACCAGACCTGGGGGCCTTCAGTTCCTGTGACGCCTGCAACTGTAACGGACACAGTGACACGTGCAACCCCGACACAGGTGAGTGAGATGACAATGAGTGGCTGACACCCTAATGttgcccaattccctatatagtgcactactgtagagcagggcccatagggaaacaACAAGGAGTAGAGACTGGAGACGAGTCCTCAATCATCACATGACTGGTTGGGTATATGTCTCAGCCAGGAGCCATGCAGTACACCTGGGGTTCTATCTGCTATGGCTAAATGTGTCTGTGTTTGGAACAGTGGAATGTTCAACATTTAAATGTCCTTGTTATCTTAGAGTGGAACAGAACATGGAGTAACAGATCACACCAACATCAGCCAGTAATAACACTCTGCTATAAAGAGATTTGTCTGTGTGTCCAATGGTTTAAAACATGACTGATAGgatgtcgttgtaaataagaatgtatcttaactgacttgcctagttaaataaaggttaaataaataaaataggcaGCCTACTCTCTCCTCATCTACTATAAAAAGGTGTCTGGATATAAAATAGTGGGCCCTTTAAACTCTCATCGGTCTTAGACTCCCCCCTGGTGGcgggaagggaaaggggatagCTAGTCAGTTGCGTAACGGAATGCATTCACCCGAAGTGTGTCTTCCGCgcttaacccaacccctcttaaTCAGAGACATGACGTGTGTGTTTGATGTCTGTTTGAAGGGATGTGTGActgccaacacaacacagctggGCTCAGTTGTGAGAGGTGTAAAGACGGTTACTATGGAGATTCCACTGTGGGGAGTTCCAGCGACTGCAAGCCCTGCCCCTGCCCCGGAGGATCCACTTGTGCTGTCGTTCCTAAGACCAAGGAGGTTGTCTGCACCAACTGTCCCACAGGAACCACAGGTAATATTTAAAGAGAGAttgtgattaaaaaaataaaaaacaaaaaacgcaTGTAAGTAATCTGTGATGGAAACGTTGCAGATTTATAGATTAGAACCAAATCAACTGTTAGGGATAGTCTGTAGGTAGTTTTGAAAGTGTCAAGTACTGGTTGAATTATTTTCTATTTATCACAATTCAAGACtgtttataaaaaattaaattaaCATATTTATAAAGTGGATCAACTTTATAGGTCTCATTTGCAGTAGAGCCTGTTTtttaatacaaagaaaaaacaacataTGCATAAATACACAGACACAAGACATATACGCATTAAGAAAAAAAATCActattaacatttaaaaaatctgaaatagatTTTTTGAATTGTGTAAGAGGCACTAGAACATCCATTCTAATAGTTTTTTGTAAATTGTTTCACATGTAAGGTGCAGCATAACTGTAGGTGCAGTTACTTTCCGATCTGTGTAGAAACTGGGGGGGATCTGAAGTGTAATGTAATTCATCAACCTAGTTTTAGAATGAGTCATTCTATAAGAGATTAGAGATGTCAAATACATTCGATGTTTTTGGATTAACGCTTTATAGATAAATAACATAAAATTCTGCTCTCTTCTGCCGGCTAAAGAGGCCCAAAACTACTTCTTGATATAAGGAATAGTGGTACGTTTTGAAACCAGAGCCAGTAATGAACCTTGGGGCACAACAATATACAGCATCCAAGGGTTTAAAGTGTGGACGCTGCAGCATGAATGTAAATAACATCCACATATTCCAATACACACATAAAGGTGGCCTGAACCATTTTCTTTCTATTAACAGATGATAAACAGACTTTGATTCCGTAAAAGAAACCAATCTTAAACTTCAACTTTGTAAATGGATAAAACATCATGATGAATGTTCCAAATTGTGTTTATTGTATGTACCTATTTCTCAATTCAGTTCAGGAGCTGTATGTATGGCAGCTTTTATTAGATATTCAAATATATTCATTATCACGTAATCCAAACTATGAATTGCATCTTTCCCCAGGCAAGCGCTGTGAGCTGTGTGATGACGGTTTCTTCGGAGACCCCCTGGGTGAGAACGGGCCGGTGAGGGTGTGTCGGGCCTGTAAGTGTAGCGACAACATCGACCCCAACGCTGTGGGCAACTGTGACCGAGAGACCGGGGAGTGCCTCAAGTGTATCTACAACACAGACGGCTTCTTCTGCGACCGCTGCAAAGAGGGCTTCTATGGAAACCCTCTGGCCACCAACTCCAACGACAAGTGCAAACGTAAGATGAGAAAATGATCAGCatgacgtgtctgtgtgtgtgtacagttgagTTCCACATACTGACTGATGTGTTCATCGGTGATaatgggtctctctctcttccattctatCCTGTGTActgttgagttccacatactgTACAGAGATGACTGATGCTTGCAGTGGTAGTCATGGgtttctcttctctcctgtccccagCCTGCTCCTGCTCTCCATACGGCACAGTGGACAGACAAACCAGCTGTCTGCAGGTCACAGGCCAGTGCCCGTGTCTCGCCCACGTCACCAACAGGGACTGCAGCGCTTGTGAGCCTGGCTTCTTCAACCTGCAGAGCGGAACAGGTTGCGAACGGTCAGTACCCACTCTGTAGACCTTCACTCTTTACACCTTAATATCCAGCTTTTAGTAGAAGCATTTCTGAGTAGTTAATAAGGTACTCCCTTGTAGAAAAGCCAAAGAAATAAACATTAATAATTATTAAAATTAATAATTATCTTACTAGAAATGGTGGTCTGTTATATGAGTCTTTAGCTGTTTGATTGTGTTCATGGCTATGTTTCAATAGCTAAGTTGTAATATGCCTTGATTTTATTTTGTTGTCGTGACAGATGCACCTGCAATCCTATTGGGTCCACCAATGGTCAGTGTGACATCGGTTCCGGTCAGTGTGAATGCCAGCCCGGCGTCACCGGTCTGCGCTGTGAACGCTGCGAGGTCAACTTCTTTGGATTCGGATTGTCTGGCTGCAAACGTATGGCTACCATACTTTTCcttctttctctatcctctaccatTGTGATTAAACTCTTGCAACATTTCATATTATGGCGTGCAGATGTGCATTACTATATCACGTGTGGAGTTTGTGTCTGATGGGAAGAGAATATCATTCTAACTTGAAGAGTCCCCTCTGTATTTGTCATTGTAGCTTTTCAAACCTCCACTCTGGAATCACATGTTTTATGAGCCTTTTTCATTTATCCGTTTCTCTTCTTCCTCTATTTCAGCGTGCGACTGCGACCCAGAGGGCTCCTCTACGACCCAGTGTAAGGATGATGGCCGCTGCGAGTGCCGCCCAGGCTTTGTGGGAGCCAGGTGTGACATGTGTGAGGAGAACTACTTCTACAACCGCTCTACTCTCGGCTGCCAGCAGTGTCCATCTTGTTACTCTCTCGTCAGAGACAAGGTACAGACTCTTGGTGGTGTTTTCGTCAGTTGATTGTTTTTGTTAATAAAGTTGCATTCTAGCACACCATCTATCCTCCTTCCTTTCCTGTCTCTCTTCACTGTCTTTgtccaaatatttaaaaaaatatatttaattaagTTGTGTGCTTGACATGTCTGTATAGCTGCATAGGCAACCACACTAACCCTTATGGTTTTACACTTACATAGGTGAACCAGCAGAGACAGAAGCTGCATGACCTGCAGAATTTGATTGACAACCTGGGCTCTACGTCGGAGGCTGTCAGTGACAAGGCCTTTGAGGACCGTCTAAAGCAGGCAGAGAAAGCCATCATGGACCTGCTGGAGGAGGCTCAGACCAGCAAAGGTACAGGACTCTAAATATgtcaatttaaaatatatatatatatatatatatatatatatattttaaagtagGTCTCACTAGCTTGAAACAACTAGAATTAGACAAGAAAGGCCCTTATGTCAATTTTTAAAGATGTATTCGGCCTAATTAACTTGAAAGAATGCTGTTCTATCCCAGTAGAGTTAAATCAAATGATTCAGGAATGTTTGTTGTGAATGCTGTTTTCAGttatgtagtggggtggtatgcACACATCCATTAAACCTTGTCCCGGGTGCTGGATCAGAGAGGATTATGTGAAATGTACTTTTATTTACTTCTTATTATATATTTTCAGATGTAGACAAAGGCCTGCTGGAGCGCCTGGGAAACCTGAACAACACGCTGACCACTCAGTGGAACCGTCTGCAGAACATCAGGAACAGTGTGGACGACACGGGAACCCAGACCGACAAGGCCCGCAACCGGGTCCGAGACGCTGAGGACCTGGTCGACCGCGCCCGCGAGGAACTGGATAAGGCCAAGGACGCCATCAGCAAACTGGTCGGTCATCCCCTAATGATAATTTtgagaaatgtatttgttttatgCAATATTCATCTAATATTCTACCATGTATGATCAGTTTCTAGATAATTTTTTTGTCATGTTGCTAGGATAATAATGTCCATTCTAGGGATTCTGTATGTGATTATATTGCTCCAGGTGTTCAGTAAGATACTTGGAGCTgaataattacatatagaattCATAGAATGGACATTAGCATCCTAGCAACATGACAAAAAAATGAACGCCTTCATTCTAAAAACTGATCATATTTGGTAAAATATTGTATATAACAAATAATTCTATTATGAACGGTAGGATCTCGATGCTTTGAGCACCATGTTATTTGTCTATTTTTGTTGTACAGACCCCCAGTTCATATTTGGTCCTGTAGCACAATGAACAAGTCCTCCTGCATGAAAAAAGAAATAACATGGGTTCATTGATTTCGTACTTTATTATTTTTCTCGCCCAGGACATCAAAACACCCTCAAACACCGCAGATCCTAACAACATGACGCTTCTGGCAGAGGAGGCTCGCAATCTGGCCGACAAGTAAGAACTGCTACAATGATGAAACAATTGTTGTTCTCTGAAATGTATTGCCTGGGATGTCTGGGATGTGCTATTCTTGGCTGAAAAATGGGGAACTCTCAAAAGAATGAAATATGAATTGCTATAATTAAATCAACATAATTGGTAGGCCAGAACAAAAGTGTATATTTTTGGGTGCGTGAACCCTATCACCACTTTTTATCTTATTTTTCTTGAGCTGTAAGAAGCCCCGTCACGTAGTCGATGAAAAATATAAGCCTCATCCTGTTACATCTGTAGACATAAAATGGATGCGGATCAAATCGAGAAGATCGCCAAGGATgccaacaacacatccaccaagGCTCTCAACCTGCTGATGAAGACTCTAGATGGCGAGGGAAAGACCAACAAAGACATTGACGAGCTCAACAGGAAGTATGTCACTGTCAGCAACAGCACTTTTCTGTGATGATTCCTCCTTAATTTTGTCAATCGAAATGAATCCCATTTCAGGAACATTTATTCTGTCCGGAACATGTCATAAGCTAGTACAGGTTCAAATCTCCTCACCACTTTTATAATTGAAACCGTCATGTTCACCCTCTTAGATACAATGAAGCAAAGGACCTGGCTAAGAACCTGGAGAAACAGGCCAACAAGGTGCATGCTGAGGCAGAGGAGGCAGGCGACAAAGCCCTGAAGATCTACGCTAACCTGACCAGCCTGCCACCCTTCAACACCAAATCACTGGAGGTCAGTTGCATGAAGTGACTAATCCTCTTTTAGGGGGAGAcaggtctgcatcccaaatggcaccctattcccttaatagtgcactactggtcaaaattagtgcactagaaagggaataggatgtcatttgggagGTAGGCAGCATCAGGCATCTCTTTATTGATGAAACAACCCTTTGGAATATTTTCCCTGTCATGAATGATTGACAGGATACTCTTCAGATTCATTGAAAGGGTTTGTGTATCACAAGACATACATGAAAATGTAAATGGCCATAAGGACATTACTGAAGTCGTTTCCAAGTCTTGAAAGATAACTTACCTTGACTTCTGATTACAGGACGAAGCGAGCAAGATCAAGAAGGAGGCGTCAGACCTGGACAAACTGATTGACAAGACAGAGAAGGAGTACAACGACCTGAGGGACGACCTGAGAGGGAAGGAGACTGAGGTCCGCAAGCTGCTGGAGAAGGGAAAGACTGAGCAGCAGGTAGGACAGGAGACCATTACTTAGGGTTGCAAAATGTTGATAACGTTCCCAAATTCTCAGGCTaccagaaatcccagttggaggattccctgatttcctgcttattccagcctgattccaggaatcttccaaccaggatatCTGGAAAATCAGGGGCCTCATAACAATTGTGTAAATTTCACACAAAATATCTGCATGTGCCATTTATGAAAGGAATACAACCGTAAAAAAATATTGAGATTTCTAAACTTGCCGCACACCATACGTACGCATGTTTCCCGTTATAAATCCGACCCATCCTAAAACTGTGAACGTGCATTAGAACTCTGAAAAACACCCTCCATTCACggaggctgggaattgccagggaccttgCGATACAATATTATCCCGATACCTAGGTGCCGAAACGATGTGTCTTgcaattctcacgattctatatttATTGCCGATTCggtactgtgattttattgtgattcgatgttccaaactttttcctcaccatatgtctgctgcagagggacaagagagagcccgTTTTGATCAgtaatggaaataaaagtgctaaaaacaaattggctccaTATTTAAGAAGAAgatggtgcaggtacagccaacataatattgcgatattgtcaagaCGATACGTTATATCGTAAAAAAAATTAGCGCGAAATGTAACTGTATAGGCTTTTTGCCCCCCCCCCATCAGTACGATTCAGCATTTATGGTGACAATAACGGCCCTTTATTTGCTGTTTAATTTTGAACTATTGAAATGGGCCACGGCTGTTCCTAAAATAAAGAGCAATGGCTAGTTAGATCACATTTCTGTAGAGCTGTGGGCAGAATGATTTGATATTTTGCAGGGACTTTTTCAAACTAAACATCAAATAAAatgacattttattggtcacattcacatatttagcagatgttattgtgggtgtagcgcaatgctggtgttcctagctcaaacagtacagtagaatctaacaattcacaacaatacacaaatgtAAAAACTAaaagaattaagaaatatataaatattaggacgagcaatgtcggagtggcattgactaaaatacagtagaataaaatacagtatattcataagagatgagtaaagcagtatgtaaacattattaaagtaactagtgttccattattattgTGGCCAGTGattctatgtacagttgaagtcggaagtttacatacacttaggttgcaatcatttttcaaccactccagaaatttcttgttaactaactatagttttggcaagtcggttaggacatctactttgtgcatgacacaagtaaattttccaaaaattgtttacagacagattatttcacttataattcactgtatcacaatttcagtgggtcagaagtttacatatacactaagttgcctgtgcctttaaacagcttggaaaattccagaaaatgatgtcatggctttagaagcttctgataggctaattgacatcatttgagtcaattggaagtgtacctgtggatgtatttcaaggcctaccttccaaatcagtgcctctttgcttgccatcatgggaaaatcaaaagaaatcatccaagacctcagaaaaaagattgtagacctccacaagtctggttcattcttgagagcaatttccaaacgcctgaaggtaccacgttcatctgtacaaacaatagtacgcaagtataaacaccataggaccatgcagccgccataccgctcaggaaggagacgcttctgtctcctagagatgaatgtactttggtgcgaaaggtgcaaatcaatcccagaacagcagctaaggaccttgtgaagatgctggaggaaacatgtacaaaagtatctacatccacagcaaggaagaagctactgctccaaaactgccggaaaaaaagccagactacggtttgcaactacacatggggacaaagatcatactttttggagaaatgtcctctggtctgatgaaacaaaaaaagaactgtttggccataatgaccattgttatgtttggaggaaaaagggggaggcttgcaagccgaagaacaccatcccaaccgtgaagcacgggggtggcagcatcatgttgtgggggtgctttgctgcaggagggactggtgcacgtcacaaaatagatggcgtcatgaggaaggaaaataatgtggatat
This window contains:
- the LOC139550804 gene encoding laminin subunit gamma-1-like; the protein is MRWFIQVVFSLTCLAICSHSAMDECTDDSSRPQRCMPEFVNAAFNVTVVATNTCGSPPEEYCVQTGVTGVTKSCHICDARDRRQHHSAVYLTDYNNQQDTTWWQSQTMLAGIQYPNSINLTLHLGKAFDITYVRLKFHTSRPESFAIYKRTSEDGPWTPYQYYSGSCEKTYQKFNRGFIRTGEDEQQALCTDEFSDISPLTGGNVAFSTLEGRPSAYNFDNSPVLQEWVTATDIKVTLNRLNTFGDEVFNDPKVLKSYYYAISDFAVGGRCKCNGHASECVKNNGFDKPVCNCKHNTEGDDCNVCKPFYNDRPWRRATANNPNECLQCNCNGKSAECYFDPELYRATGHGGHCRNCADNTDGPNCERCLDNHYRDRSGNRCLPCSCNPVGSLATQCDNTGRCSCKPGVMGDKCDRCQPGFHTLTEAGCRPCSCNPSGSTQECDVQTGRCQCKDNVEGFNCDRCKLGYFNMDPQNPQGCTPCFCFQHSSVCDSAEGYSIDTVSSTFNKDDEQWTAQQRDGSSVSVQWSAGGEEISLISEDYFPMYFVAPERFLGNQLLSYGQNLTLNFRVDRRDTRLSAEDVVLEGAGLRVAVPLIAQGNAYPGENMQKFVFRLHDSTDYPWRPTLPQSEFQKLLHNLTSIKIRGTYSERSAGYLDDVMLITARSGPGTPARWVEKCTCPQGYMGQHCEMCALGYRRSRPDLGAFSSCDACNCNGHSDTCNPDTGMCDCQHNTAGLSCERCKDGYYGDSTVGSSSDCKPCPCPGGSTCAVVPKTKEVVCTNCPTGTTGKRCELCDDGFFGDPLGENGPVRVCRACKCSDNIDPNAVGNCDRETGECLKCIYNTDGFFCDRCKEGFYGNPLATNSNDKCKPCSCSPYGTVDRQTSCLQVTGQCPCLAHVTNRDCSACEPGFFNLQSGTGCERCTCNPIGSTNGQCDIGSGQCECQPGVTGLRCERCEVNFFGFGLSGCKPCDCDPEGSSTTQCKDDGRCECRPGFVGARCDMCEENYFYNRSTLGCQQCPSCYSLVRDKVNQQRQKLHDLQNLIDNLGSTSEAVSDKAFEDRLKQAEKAIMDLLEEAQTSKDVDKGLLERLGNLNNTLTTQWNRLQNIRNSVDDTGTQTDKARNRVRDAEDLVDRAREELDKAKDAISKLDIKTPSNTADPNNMTLLAEEARNLADKHKMDADQIEKIAKDANNTSTKALNLLMKTLDGEGKTNKDIDELNRKYNEAKDLAKNLEKQANKVHAEAEEAGDKALKIYANLTSLPPFNTKSLEDEASKIKKEASDLDKLIDKTEKEYNDLRDDLRGKETEVRKLLEKGKTEQQTADQLLARADAAKALAEEAASKGRSTYQEAQDILGNLRDFDKRVNDNKTAAENAMKRIPEINATIAAANEKTKQAEGALGNADADAKEAKSKAEEAEKIASVVQKGSAKTKADAEKAFEDTRKLDGEVNNMMDQLSAAEAELAKKKAEADQDMMMASMASDNAKEAEDNSRKAKSAVRTVLNTINDLLKSLGNIDKVDLSKLGLIEGSLKQAKDKMANSDLDRKLAELNDVAKSQDEMITDYDRQIKEIQSDIANLNDIKNTLPNGCFNTPSIERA